The following are encoded in a window of Lactobacillus intestinalis genomic DNA:
- a CDS encoding serine hydrolase domain-containing protein yields MRNFVRSTLGKHNVRGSVVVIKDGEPQQISYGWGWYGKKLGNGNSKVVYPTCSLQKVITAAMIIQLINETNHTNQQFSQYTKISRWYPNLKNADQISVGNLLTHTSGITATDTEIDRGYNYSEENSINWIVDHVNSRGEGQPGTYFYNNTNYILLAGIIAKVTNQSYESNFQTRIVNKLGLQHTYLYQNIPKDKTDAISYTYSNGKNYQDAEYVKRSLASQLPGAANMFSTPMDYYKILVGLSNGQILDRSDFNYLTHLKSKVTEYSGGVYLKNNDTLMSSYGNLAGTHFGNWFQVTTDMKNGLIMFLNQTDNNENNQKDVGYEILNYIKPNTFTQR; encoded by the coding sequence ATGCGCAATTTCGTAAGAAGTACGCTTGGAAAACATAATGTACGTGGATCTGTAGTAGTAATAAAAGATGGGGAACCACAACAAATTAGTTATGGTTGGGGCTGGTACGGAAAGAAACTTGGAAATGGTAATTCTAAAGTTGTATATCCAACTTGTTCTCTCCAAAAAGTTATTACTGCTGCAATGATTATTCAATTAATTAACGAAACTAATCATACTAATCAGCAATTTTCTCAATATACAAAAATTTCTCGTTGGTATCCTAATTTAAAAAATGCTGATCAAATTTCAGTTGGAAATCTATTAACCCATACCTCTGGGATTACGGCTACTGATACTGAAATCGATCGTGGATATAACTATTCTGAAGAGAATTCCATTAACTGGATCGTAGATCATGTTAACTCTCGCGGAGAAGGTCAACCTGGAACTTATTTCTACAATAATACCAATTATATCCTATTGGCTGGAATTATTGCTAAGGTAACTAACCAATCTTACGAATCCAACTTCCAAACCCGAATTGTTAATAAGTTAGGTTTGCAACATACTTATCTTTATCAAAACATCCCAAAAGATAAGACCGACGCTATTTCTTATACTTATAGCAATGGTAAAAATTACCAAGACGCAGAATATGTAAAACGCTCTTTAGCTTCCCAGCTTCCGGGAGCAGCTAATATGTTCTCTACTCCCATGGATTACTACAAAATTTTAGTTGGCTTAAGCAATGGTCAGATTTTAGATCGTTCTGATTTTAACTATTTAACTCATTTAAAGAGTAAAGTAACTGAATATTCTGGCGGCGTTTACTTAAAGAATAACGACACATTGATGTCATCTTATGGAAACTTAGCTGGCACTCACTTTGGTAATTGGTTCCAAGTTACAACTGATATGAAAAATGGTTTAATTATGTTCTTAAACCAAACAGATAATAATGAAAACAATCAAAAAGATGTTGGGTATGAAATTTTGAATTATATTAAACCAAATACTTTCACGCAAAGATAA
- a CDS encoding peptide deformylase — MTTQAIIHDVMILRTKSQKASQADLKIAEDLKDTLIENKNIAAGLAANMIGENKRIIAFFVGPFPMLMLNPKIIAKKESYITEEGCLSLTGVRPVKRYKIISVEYEDTSFNKKIQEFTDFTAEVIQHEIDHCDGILI; from the coding sequence ATGACTACTCAAGCAATTATTCATGATGTAATGATTTTAAGAACTAAATCACAAAAAGCATCGCAAGCAGACTTAAAAATTGCGGAAGATCTAAAAGATACTCTTATAGAAAATAAAAATATTGCTGCAGGATTAGCAGCAAATATGATTGGTGAAAACAAAAGAATTATTGCTTTCTTTGTAGGTCCTTTTCCTATGTTAATGTTGAATCCTAAAATTATAGCTAAAAAAGAAAGTTATATCACTGAAGAAGGATGTCTATCATTGACAGGAGTTCGCCCAGTTAAACGTTATAAAATAATCAGCGTTGAATACGAGGATACAAGCTTTAATAAAAAGATCCAAGAGTTCACAGATTTTACGGCAGAAGTGATTCAACATGAGATTGATCATTGTGATGGAATTTTGATTTAA